One Veillonellaceae bacterium DNA segment encodes these proteins:
- a CDS encoding EamA family transporter has translation MNDYLWLIFALLSALAASLVAIFGKIGLQTADANTATAVRAIIMAVFLVGVVIFQGNLSQIPLIVADRPTFGFIVLSGVAGALSWLFYFLALKFGKVAQVAPIDKLSVVLATVLAVIFLGEKISFLNGIGVALIAAGAILVALG, from the coding sequence TTGAATGACTACCTGTGGCTGATTTTCGCGCTGCTGTCGGCCCTCGCAGCATCATTGGTAGCTATTTTTGGTAAAATTGGCTTGCAAACCGCCGATGCTAATACAGCAACGGCTGTGCGGGCAATAATTATGGCAGTCTTTCTAGTGGGTGTTGTAATTTTTCAAGGCAATCTTAGTCAAATACCGCTCATTGTTGCTGATAGACCCACTTTTGGATTTATCGTTTTAAGCGGCGTTGCCGGGGCGCTTTCCTGGCTGTTTTATTTTCTGGCGCTTAAATTTGGTAAGGTTGCGCAGGTCGCCCCGATTGACAAACTGAGTGTCGTTTTAGCCACCGTTCTGGCGGTAATATTCTTGGGGGAAAAGATAAGTTTCTTGAATGGGATCGGGGTTGCGCTTATTGCTGCCGGTGCTATCTTAGTTGCGCTTGGATAG
- the cobT gene encoding nicotinate-nucleotide--dimethylbenzimidazole phosphoribosyltransferase, whose translation MSLLEETLRKITMPNADIMEQVEARLSSRPAKGLGKLRSMVKQYAAIVGQPVPITPRNCMVITCADHGVARQGISAYPVETTLHMTANYLVSKGASANAFANFCNADMVVADIGIAGDLSNIPGLWQRKIAYGTQDFTKGPAMTAQQARKAVETGIEIVNNRVKLGYNCFSLGEMGIGNTTSSAAVVAAFTGLDAAKITGRGTGISDSRMNVKINVVRQGLALNKPNPKDGLDVLAKVGGFEIGALAGVIIGAAANRCAVVIDGLNTTAAAMIANAICPKCRSYIFASHLSGEPAHIIALKFLGLEACVNMGVRLGEAIGASVVIDMLKVAINAFNYVANETTIAPQWGRQAGWGNDMLDRVISAIKPLDSDAMEKCQLRLDNLTKPLGSLSYFEELIRQMAGITRNPRPRVLPKSLIIMGDSIGEAEKSCSAVDVFASHVSASVVRVDIYATVNGAMSDDAKTIQAIQAGITAARQEIVKGARVLGLGALGANSISAGTAIIEQYADKTVPVGNLAIQDHIDSLSQSGSYEIAGLVGVILGAAAGGAAVVLDGLATTAAALVAVHMAPAVREYLVGSHFAVDPAQRVALDSLGIKAYLHLDIEAGDGTGAALGMSLINASLHVLNDMKTFGDAEVAVAQDGPGALRQSKDVKDSTI comes from the coding sequence ATGAGTCTACTTGAAGAAACGCTTCGAAAAATAACTATGCCCAATGCTGATATTATGGAACAGGTTGAGGCTAGGCTGAGCAGCCGCCCGGCAAAAGGGCTTGGTAAATTGCGCAGTATGGTTAAGCAATATGCGGCAATCGTTGGCCAACCGGTACCGATAACACCCCGCAATTGTATGGTGATAACCTGTGCTGATCACGGGGTTGCCCGCCAGGGAATCAGTGCCTATCCAGTTGAAACAACGCTGCATATGACGGCTAACTATCTTGTTTCGAAAGGGGCAAGCGCCAATGCTTTTGCCAACTTTTGCAACGCTGACATGGTTGTTGCCGATATCGGAATAGCCGGTGATCTATCAAATATTCCTGGGCTTTGGCAGCGAAAAATTGCCTACGGCACGCAAGACTTTACTAAAGGTCCGGCTATGACAGCGCAGCAGGCGCGCAAAGCGGTCGAAACTGGTATCGAAATTGTCAACAACAGAGTAAAGCTAGGCTATAACTGTTTTAGCTTAGGGGAAATGGGTATTGGCAATACGACCTCCAGTGCAGCCGTTGTGGCCGCGTTTACCGGGCTTGATGCTGCGAAAATAACTGGCCGCGGTACCGGGATTTCCGACAGCAGGATGAACGTGAAAATTAATGTTGTTCGCCAAGGGTTGGCCCTTAATAAGCCAAATCCCAAAGACGGTTTAGATGTACTTGCTAAAGTGGGCGGTTTTGAGATCGGGGCGCTCGCCGGGGTAATAATTGGCGCGGCTGCTAACCGCTGCGCCGTAGTAATTGATGGTCTTAATACCACAGCTGCGGCGATGATTGCCAATGCAATCTGCCCTAAATGCCGAAGTTATATATTTGCTTCGCATTTGTCAGGCGAGCCTGCCCATATAATTGCACTAAAGTTTCTGGGACTGGAAGCTTGCGTAAATATGGGAGTCCGGCTTGGTGAGGCTATCGGAGCTTCGGTAGTAATAGATATGCTGAAGGTAGCTATTAATGCTTTTAATTATGTAGCCAATGAAACAACTATAGCTCCTCAATGGGGCAGACAAGCCGGTTGGGGAAATGATATGTTGGATCGTGTAATTTCAGCTATAAAGCCGTTAGATTCTGATGCCATGGAAAAGTGCCAGCTGCGTTTGGACAATTTGACTAAGCCGCTTGGAAGTTTAAGCTATTTTGAAGAATTGATCCGGCAAATGGCCGGTATCACCCGCAACCCTAGGCCGCGTGTTCTGCCTAAAAGCCTTATTATAATGGGGGACAGTATCGGAGAAGCCGAAAAGAGCTGTTCCGCCGTTGATGTTTTTGCCAGCCATGTATCAGCGTCTGTAGTTAGGGTCGATATATATGCCACTGTCAACGGCGCGATGTCGGATGACGCAAAAACTATCCAAGCGATTCAAGCCGGTATAACAGCCGCCCGCCAGGAAATAGTTAAAGGCGCGCGGGTGTTGGGGTTGGGTGCATTAGGGGCCAACAGCATTTCAGCCGGTACGGCGATCATTGAACAGTATGCTGATAAGACGGTCCCGGTGGGCAATTTAGCAATTCAAGACCATATCGATAGTCTTAGTCAATCCGGCAGTTATGAGATTGCCGGATTAGTGGGCGTAATACTCGGCGCGGCTGCCGGCGGGGCGGCCGTAGTTTTGGATGGTCTTGCAACAACCGCAGCCGCTCTAGTTGCGGTACATATGGCGCCCGCTGTCCGTGAATATCTGGTGGGGTCTCATTTTGCGGTTGATCCGGCCCAACGAGTTGCGCTCGACAGTCTCGGAATCAAGGCCTATTTGCACCTAGATATTGAGGCAGGTGATGGAACGGGTGCAGCGTTGGGCATGTCGTTGATCAATGCTTCTCTCCATGTTTTAAACGATATGAAAACTTTTGGCGATGCCGAAGTGGCTGTGGCGCAAGACGGACCTGGCGCTTTGCGGCAGAGTAAGGATGTAAAAGACAGCACAATTTAA
- the xth gene encoding exodeoxyribonuclease III — translation MKLISWNVNGLRACLNKGFNDFFASADADIFCIQETKMQQEQSPVCWPGYQEYWNSAIKKGYSGTAVFTKLTPLAVSYGMNIEEHDQEGRLITLEFNDFFLVNVYTPNSQRGLMRLEYRMKWEDAFKAHLKQLDQTKPVIVCGDINVAHQEIDIKNPKTNRKSAGFSDEERNKMTELLAAGFTDTFRYLYPDKTDAYTWWSYMMNARARNIGWRIDYFLVSERLNNRIREALIYDQIMGSDHCPVGLEIGPLG, via the coding sequence ATGAAACTAATCTCATGGAACGTAAACGGTCTACGCGCCTGCTTGAACAAAGGGTTTAATGATTTTTTCGCTAGTGCTGACGCCGACATTTTCTGCATCCAAGAAACCAAGATGCAGCAAGAGCAAAGCCCTGTCTGCTGGCCTGGTTATCAAGAGTATTGGAACAGCGCTATAAAAAAGGGTTACTCTGGGACAGCTGTCTTTACCAAACTTACGCCCCTAGCGGTTAGCTATGGCATGAATATTGAAGAACACGATCAGGAAGGCCGCCTCATCACACTGGAGTTTAACGACTTTTTCCTGGTAAACGTCTACACGCCAAATTCCCAGCGCGGGCTGATGCGCCTTGAATATCGGATGAAGTGGGAGGACGCCTTTAAAGCCCACCTTAAACAGCTCGATCAAACTAAGCCGGTAATTGTCTGCGGCGATATAAATGTTGCTCATCAGGAGATTGATATAAAAAATCCGAAAACCAACCGTAAAAGTGCTGGGTTCAGCGATGAAGAACGCAACAAGATGACTGAACTTCTAGCGGCCGGGTTTACTGATACCTTCCGCTATTTATATCCCGACAAAACCGACGCCTATACCTGGTGGTCCTATATGATGAATGCCCGGGCCCGCAATATCGGGTGGCGCATTGACTATTTCCTTGTTTCAGAAAGACTGAATAACCGTATCAGAGAGGCTTTGATTTACGACCAGATTATGGGCAGCGATCATTGTCCGGTCGGTTTAGAAATTGGCCCGCTCGGATAA
- the pheA gene encoding prephenate dehydratase: MKIGYLGPPGSYSHEAACQYSANVAKDVQLIALPTFSAIIEGVERGVIANGIIPIENSTHGAVAVAMDSLVNLNNSTVCGEVVLNIEHYLLSANGVDNEIKYVFSHEQALGQCREFFLNRYPHIEFIQCGSTSQACELAKKNGSTYGAIAGKPAAKLYGLKVAAENVQDNDYNQTRFLIIGSTPPAPTGQDKTSIVFAFHDDCPGSLFGVMKAFATRDINLTRIESRPAKHTMGKYIFYIDFNGHAKEEACQAALQNIAGQVSWLKILGSYPSGPISKPTGQ; the protein is encoded by the coding sequence ATGAAAATCGGATACCTTGGGCCGCCCGGCTCGTATAGCCATGAAGCTGCCTGTCAATATAGCGCTAATGTGGCAAAAGATGTACAGCTTATTGCGTTACCGACTTTTTCCGCTATTATCGAAGGAGTAGAGCGAGGCGTTATTGCAAATGGCATTATCCCTATCGAAAATTCAACGCATGGGGCTGTTGCAGTAGCCATGGATAGTCTTGTCAATTTAAACAACAGCACAGTCTGCGGTGAAGTTGTGCTTAACATTGAACATTATCTGTTAAGCGCGAACGGCGTTGACAATGAGATTAAGTATGTATTTTCCCATGAGCAGGCACTTGGTCAATGCCGTGAGTTCTTTTTAAACCGATATCCGCACATTGAATTTATTCAGTGCGGCAGTACGTCGCAGGCTTGTGAATTGGCAAAAAAAAATGGCAGCACTTATGGTGCTATTGCCGGTAAGCCGGCCGCCAAGCTTTACGGTTTGAAAGTTGCAGCCGAAAATGTTCAGGATAATGATTACAATCAGACCCGGTTTTTAATAATTGGCAGTACGCCGCCGGCACCAACCGGTCAAGATAAAACATCAATTGTTTTTGCTTTCCATGATGATTGCCCCGGTAGTTTATTTGGTGTGATGAAGGCGTTTGCCACTCGCGATATTAACCTGACGAGGATTGAGTCGCGCCCGGCAAAGCATACAATGGGGAAATATATCTTTTATATAGACTTTAATGGTCATGCCAAGGAGGAGGCTTGCCAGGCGGCCTTGCAGAACATAGCCGGTCAGGTCAGTTGGCTGAAGATACTGGGTTCTTATCCGAGCGGGCCAATTTCTAAACCGACCGGACAATGA
- the aroF gene encoding 3-deoxy-7-phosphoheptulonate synthase: protein MLVVMKTGTPKQEVARVNKILAQLEVEVTLIEGGQQDVFALVGDTTKLDLGAIKSNIYVEKVMRVQQPYKLASRAFHPDDTVVEIGECKIGGGNIAVIAGPCSIESQEQMIHTAELVKSYGAQMLRGGAYKPRTSPYSFQGMGEEGLALLVKAREATGLPIVTEVMCVETFDIVEASVDLIQIGARNMQNFPLLKRAGRSTKPILLKRGLSATLEEFLMSAEYIMAGGNPNVILCERGIRSFDTYTRNTLDLSVVPAVKELSHLPIIVDPSHACGKWSMVEPLAKAAIAVGADGLIIEVHHKPEEALCDGGQSLKPEKFGHLMSSVQKIYAAI, encoded by the coding sequence ATGCTAGTAGTAATGAAAACAGGCACGCCTAAACAGGAAGTTGCCAGAGTCAATAAAATATTGGCCCAGCTTGAAGTTGAGGTTACCTTAATCGAGGGAGGGCAGCAAGATGTATTTGCGCTGGTTGGAGATACAACAAAACTTGACCTAGGTGCAATTAAGTCCAACATTTACGTGGAGAAGGTCATGCGGGTTCAGCAGCCGTACAAATTAGCCAGCCGGGCCTTTCATCCCGATGATACGGTTGTCGAAATTGGTGAGTGTAAGATTGGCGGCGGTAATATCGCTGTGATAGCGGGGCCGTGCTCGATTGAGAGCCAGGAACAAATGATTCATACTGCTGAACTTGTCAAAAGCTACGGTGCGCAGATGCTGAGGGGCGGAGCTTATAAGCCTCGCACATCTCCTTATAGTTTCCAAGGCATGGGTGAAGAAGGTCTTGCCCTGCTTGTTAAGGCGCGCGAGGCTACCGGCCTGCCGATTGTGACAGAGGTAATGTGTGTCGAGACTTTTGACATTGTCGAAGCCAGTGTTGACCTCATTCAAATCGGGGCTCGCAACATGCAGAATTTTCCCCTCCTTAAGCGAGCCGGCCGCAGCACAAAACCCATTCTCCTTAAACGCGGCTTGAGTGCGACACTTGAGGAATTTCTAATGTCGGCAGAGTATATTATGGCCGGTGGCAATCCCAATGTTATCCTATGCGAGCGGGGGATTCGCTCATTCGATACCTATACCAGAAATACGCTTGACCTTAGTGTGGTTCCGGCGGTAAAAGAGCTGAGCCACCTGCCGATTATTGTTGACCCCAGCCATGCCTGCGGCAAATGGTCAATGGTTGAACCATTAGCCAAGGCGGCTATTGCGGTAGGCGCTGACGGGCTTATTATCGAAGTGCATCACAAGCCGGAAGAGGCGCTTTGTGATGGCGGTCAGTCCCTGAAACCCGAAAAATTTGGTCACTTAATGTCTTCAGTCCAAAAAATCTATGCGGCAATATAG
- a CDS encoding HAMP domain-containing protein → MNMRIRTKLTLYTIAIGVAISLIVGIFSIQGMKSRVNSAMTDKAKSDLQTGLALIDKTYPGAWLVKDGVLYKGGIMLNDQIEFVDRIGALTGDTVTIFLGDTRIATNVQCEGKRMVGTQASPEVAEKVLKQGEMYFSEANVVGENYQTAYAPIRNESGDIIGMFYVGASKKFSDELQQLFVRQLAVVLGAIILVTVAIAYYIAKRATLPILAILAATQKVAAGNLQVEPLKISSQDELGQLAEGFNTMLIELRDLITIVANSAEQVAASSEELTASAEQSAEAATHIAERITEVAAGTERQLYDINSSNSVIGNMTEGINQIAANSASLAKIVDKTTEAVRNGDKTVNITIEQMGNVEKTVFDSAQVVAKLGERSKEIGQIVTTISNIAGQTNLLALNAAIEAARAGEQGRGFSVVAEEVRKLAEQSQTAAKEIADLIVEIQNDTNEAILAMKQGTLEVKNGLDAVNITGAAFLDIRKLVEEMLSQINNISAEIQEMAAGSHQIVATVEDVARICQDTAGQSQSVSAATQEQSASMQEVAASSQALAKMAEDLQKAVIAFKL, encoded by the coding sequence GTGAATATGCGTATTAGAACAAAACTGACATTGTATACTATAGCTATTGGAGTTGCTATATCTCTTATCGTGGGAATATTTTCGATTCAGGGCATGAAATCGCGAGTTAACAGCGCCATGACCGATAAGGCTAAAAGTGATTTACAAACTGGACTGGCGCTTATCGATAAGACATACCCCGGCGCGTGGTTAGTTAAAGATGGTGTTTTATACAAGGGCGGCATAATGCTAAACGATCAGATTGAATTTGTTGATCGCATTGGTGCTTTAACGGGTGATACTGTAACTATATTTTTAGGTGATACCAGAATTGCGACAAATGTGCAGTGCGAGGGCAAGCGGATGGTAGGAACGCAGGCGTCGCCCGAAGTTGCTGAGAAGGTGCTCAAGCAGGGCGAGATGTATTTTAGTGAGGCCAATGTTGTTGGTGAAAACTATCAGACAGCTTACGCACCCATTCGAAATGAAAGTGGCGATATTATCGGAATGTTTTATGTGGGGGCCTCCAAGAAATTCAGTGATGAGCTGCAGCAACTGTTTGTCCGGCAGTTAGCGGTTGTTTTAGGCGCTATAATTTTGGTGACTGTGGCCATTGCCTATTACATAGCGAAAAGGGCCACTCTGCCGATTCTAGCAATATTAGCGGCCACGCAGAAGGTAGCAGCCGGTAACCTGCAAGTAGAACCTTTGAAAATTTCATCGCAGGATGAGCTTGGACAATTGGCTGAAGGTTTTAATACAATGCTTATTGAGCTACGTGATCTTATTACGATTGTTGCAAACTCAGCTGAACAGGTTGCGGCTTCATCGGAAGAACTAACGGCAAGCGCGGAGCAATCAGCTGAGGCTGCAACTCATATAGCTGAGCGAATTACCGAAGTGGCAGCAGGTACTGAGCGGCAGCTCTATGATATCAATTCATCCAATAGCGTCATTGGGAATATGACCGAGGGGATCAATCAGATTGCCGCTAATTCTGCAAGTTTAGCAAAAATTGTAGATAAGACCACCGAGGCAGTACGAAATGGGGACAAAACAGTAAATATCACGATTGAGCAAATGGGGAATGTTGAAAAAACAGTTTTCGATTCCGCGCAAGTGGTTGCCAAATTAGGTGAACGGTCTAAGGAAATTGGCCAAATTGTAACAACTATATCCAACATTGCCGGGCAGACTAATTTGCTTGCGCTCAATGCTGCAATTGAAGCGGCGCGGGCCGGTGAGCAAGGCAGGGGTTTTTCAGTTGTGGCTGAAGAAGTCCGCAAGTTAGCTGAGCAATCGCAAACTGCCGCTAAAGAAATCGCTGATTTAATTGTTGAAATCCAAAATGACACTAATGAAGCAATTCTGGCTATGAAACAAGGGACTCTAGAGGTTAAGAACGGCCTGGACGCTGTAAATATTACCGGGGCTGCCTTCCTGGATATTAGGAAGCTTGTCGAGGAAATGCTAAGTCAAATCAATAATATCTCGGCCGAAATCCAGGAAATGGCGGCAGGGAGTCATCAGATTGTAGCTACAGTAGAAGATGTTGCACGGATCTGCCAAGACACAGCAGGGCAATCGCAGAGTGTCTCTGCAGCTACCCAAGAACAATCTGCCTCGATGCAGGAGGTTGCGGCTTCAAGTCAGGCGTTAGCCAAAATGGCGGAAGATCTACAAAAGGCTGTTATTGCGTTTAAATTATAG
- a CDS encoding DUF188 domain-containing protein → MKLIVDADACPKAALAICRRIGREQDVPVWTVASFNHNIVSDNHIVVGDASQEADLRIINLTEAGDIVITQDWGLAAMVLGKQAKCLSPDGRVYHPDKIEFLLEEREVKAKLRRGGGRTKGPKKRTIANDQAFEISLKRILSKALYE, encoded by the coding sequence ATGAAACTAATAGTTGACGCCGACGCCTGTCCTAAAGCTGCCTTGGCTATATGCCGGCGCATCGGCCGCGAGCAGGATGTGCCGGTTTGGACAGTGGCTAGCTTTAATCACAATATTGTATCGGACAATCATATTGTGGTTGGCGATGCCTCACAGGAAGCTGATTTGAGAATTATTAATTTAACCGAGGCGGGTGACATTGTAATAACTCAGGATTGGGGATTGGCAGCTATGGTGCTGGGCAAGCAGGCCAAATGTTTAAGCCCGGATGGCCGAGTGTACCATCCGGATAAGATTGAATTTCTGCTGGAAGAACGTGAGGTTAAAGCTAAGCTGCGGCGGGGCGGCGGGCGGACAAAAGGACCGAAAAAGCGCACGATAGCTAATGACCAAGCTTTTGAAATAAGTTTAAAAAGAATCCTAAGCAAAGCCTTGTATGAGTAA
- the msrB gene encoding peptide-methionine (R)-S-oxide reductase MsrB produces MQYTVTQENGTEPPFRNEYWDNKREGIYVDIVSGEPLFTSLDKFDSGCGWPSFTKPISTDKVKEKNDTSHFMIRTEVRSTSSDSHLGHVFNDGPGPTKLRYCINSAALRFIPKEDLEKEGYGEFLKLFDDK; encoded by the coding sequence ATGCAATATACCGTTACTCAAGAAAATGGCACTGAGCCGCCTTTCCGCAATGAATACTGGGATAACAAGCGCGAAGGCATCTATGTTGATATTGTGTCAGGGGAACCGTTGTTTACATCACTCGACAAGTTTGATTCAGGATGCGGCTGGCCAAGTTTCACAAAACCGATTTCTACCGACAAAGTAAAAGAGAAAAATGATACAAGCCATTTTATGATCCGTACCGAGGTGCGGAGTACGTCATCAGATTCACACCTTGGCCATGTTTTTAATGATGGACCTGGGCCGACGAAGCTGCGGTATTGTATAAACTCAGCAGCCTTGCGCTTTATTCCCAAGGAAGACTTGGAAAAAGAGGGCTATGGGGAGTTTTTAAAATTGTTCGATGATAAGTAA
- a CDS encoding DUF2157 domain-containing protein: MNKKAIEWLYQELPELVAKGVLSTDTAKKLHEHYGPLEQSSGKRTFLMVFGIIGVLLVGLGIILLIAHNWSQLTRPSRLAISIGLLLAAQLLAGAVLHFKRDSAIWRESSAVLHVLMIGAAMALVGQTYHLTEDTDAFLLIWTLLSLPLIYLMKSTGAAILYLAGITLWSGHGYGYPEKQFIWVMFFLVMPYWWGLIKSNRYANEAVILSWVVNLCFYFCFAAAAANHLDRFGWLIYSALFSVNYLSGLLWFNSGRKTWQMPFKFIGLTGSLGLVFIMTFHNIWSNLQLNTYAVNAVESMLTVVLLLIFIIGNGLTAKRLGCKNVIFSLAPLIVGAAYLINHFDTSGVGATIIMNIYMLLLSISIISAGSHKNSLGVVNAGMLMMAVLIIARFLDMNFSFVIRGVVFVLLGIGFLITNWLMVRRKAGEHNEK, encoded by the coding sequence ATGAACAAGAAAGCTATCGAATGGCTGTATCAAGAGCTGCCTGAGCTTGTCGCAAAAGGCGTACTTTCCACAGATACAGCAAAAAAACTACATGAACATTACGGCCCTCTTGAACAATCATCAGGGAAAAGAACCTTTTTAATGGTCTTTGGCATTATCGGCGTCCTGTTGGTAGGGCTTGGTATTATTCTGCTTATCGCCCATAACTGGTCCCAGTTGACGCGCCCTAGCCGACTCGCTATATCGATCGGCCTGCTTTTGGCAGCCCAACTGCTTGCCGGCGCTGTGCTTCACTTTAAACGGGACAGCGCTATTTGGCGGGAATCGTCAGCTGTTCTCCATGTGCTGATGATTGGCGCAGCTATGGCCTTAGTCGGGCAAACCTATCATTTAACAGAGGACACTGATGCGTTTTTGCTAATCTGGACGCTGCTATCACTGCCGCTAATTTATTTAATGAAGTCTACCGGCGCGGCGATTTTATATCTTGCCGGCATTACCTTATGGTCGGGGCACGGCTATGGTTATCCTGAAAAGCAATTTATCTGGGTTATGTTTTTTCTAGTTATGCCCTATTGGTGGGGACTTATAAAGTCAAATCGCTATGCTAATGAGGCTGTAATTTTGTCTTGGGTTGTCAACCTTTGCTTCTATTTCTGCTTTGCAGCTGCCGCCGCCAATCATCTGGACAGATTCGGTTGGCTTATTTACAGCGCTTTATTTTCCGTCAATTATCTTAGCGGTTTATTGTGGTTTAACAGCGGCCGGAAAACTTGGCAGATGCCCTTCAAATTTATCGGTCTAACTGGCAGTCTTGGTCTTGTCTTTATCATGACCTTCCACAACATTTGGAGCAATTTACAGCTTAATACTTACGCCGTCAATGCCGTTGAAAGTATGTTAACTGTTGTCCTGCTGCTAATATTTATCATTGGAAATGGTCTGACAGCAAAGCGCTTGGGCTGCAAAAATGTCATATTTTCGCTTGCGCCGTTAATTGTGGGCGCCGCCTATCTAATAAATCATTTTGATACTAGCGGCGTCGGAGCAACAATCATTATGAATATTTATATGTTATTGCTGAGCATCAGCATCATCAGCGCCGGCAGTCATAAAAACAGTCTCGGGGTCGTAAATGCCGGAATGCTAATGATGGCTGTACTCATTATAGCCCGTTTTCTTGATATGAATTTCAGTTTTGTTATCCGCGGTGTGGTATTTGTCCTGCTGGGTATAGGTTTCTTGATAACTAACTGGCTGATGGTGCGCCGGAAAGCAGGAGAACACAATGAAAAATAA
- a CDS encoding GDYXXLXY domain-containing protein — MKNNKLILLLFAIVALIQLATPLHMAWRWENILLTGQQFYWQTAPVDPYDAFKGRYIDLRFKETTGPLADNSNLVYGQTAYAAIAETAQGNAYISGVSTIKPVHGPYLKVKVQYVEGNTVHIELPFKRYYLPEGMATAAEAAYREKADQTGMAAVRIKDGYAVIEQLYIDGQTLVEFLQDN; from the coding sequence ATGAAAAATAATAAGCTAATCTTACTATTGTTTGCTATCGTTGCTCTGATTCAGCTCGCCACGCCCCTGCATATGGCTTGGCGCTGGGAGAATATTCTCCTGACCGGGCAGCAGTTTTACTGGCAAACTGCACCTGTTGACCCTTATGACGCCTTTAAGGGCCGCTACATCGATCTAAGATTTAAAGAAACGACCGGCCCACTAGCTGACAACTCAAACTTAGTTTACGGACAGACAGCTTATGCCGCTATTGCTGAAACCGCGCAGGGAAATGCCTATATTAGCGGCGTTAGTACTATTAAGCCCGTCCATGGCCCCTATCTTAAAGTAAAGGTTCAATATGTCGAAGGAAATACCGTTCATATTGAGCTACCTTTTAAACGCTACTACTTGCCTGAAGGTATGGCAACTGCCGCCGAGGCCGCCTACCGGGAAAAAGCCGACCAGACTGGTATGGCCGCCGTCCGTATAAAAGACGGGTATGCCGTCATTGAACAGCTGTATATCGACGGTCAAACGCTCGTTGAGTTCTTGCAGGACAATTAA
- a CDS encoding iron-containing alcohol dehydrogenase, with protein sequence MNCSGSFFELRKFVAPEFIFGIGASELAGRYAQNYGAQKVLLVTDEVLRTTTPWVENIQKSLTAYGLPFVIFDQVSPNPTSFEIMNGAGLYSSANCNAIVALGGGSVIDCAKGIGIVVSNYGDILTFNGIDKVTKPMPPLISVPTTSGSASEVSQFAIIRDEKSKTKISIVSKAILPDVGLIDPELTTTMDSYLTACTGLDALTHAVEAYVSNVNSLFTDLHALEAVRLIWTSLAEAIAAPDNLYWRSQMSQGSLQAGLAFSNAILGAAHALSHSLGGHFNLAHGECNALLLGPVVEYNYCACPDRFNTLGKIMGVSLDTMPDDAAAKKLRDTIENFRHKVGLSHTLRSLNVTPADINCLAANAASDVCLATNPRSMTIQEIEAIYEKAL encoded by the coding sequence GTGAATTGTTCTGGTTCGTTTTTTGAACTACGAAAATTTGTTGCGCCCGAGTTTATTTTCGGAATCGGTGCATCCGAACTAGCCGGCCGATATGCCCAAAACTACGGTGCCCAAAAGGTTCTACTTGTAACAGATGAAGTATTACGAACAACAACCCCTTGGGTTGAGAACATCCAAAAATCATTAACTGCTTACGGCTTGCCCTTTGTTATTTTTGATCAAGTATCGCCTAACCCTACATCATTCGAGATAATGAACGGTGCAGGGCTCTATTCCTCAGCGAACTGTAATGCAATCGTCGCATTAGGAGGCGGAAGCGTAATCGACTGCGCCAAAGGCATCGGAATAGTAGTCTCCAATTATGGGGACATTCTGACCTTTAACGGGATTGACAAAGTAACTAAGCCCATGCCGCCTTTGATTTCTGTTCCAACGACAAGCGGCTCGGCATCTGAGGTTTCCCAGTTCGCCATCATCCGCGATGAAAAAAGCAAAACAAAAATTTCGATTGTCAGTAAAGCTATTCTCCCTGATGTGGGGCTGATCGACCCAGAGCTTACTACAACGATGGATTCATATCTAACGGCCTGCACAGGCTTAGATGCCTTGACTCACGCAGTTGAGGCCTATGTCTCAAATGTAAATTCACTCTTTACCGATCTTCATGCTCTTGAAGCGGTGCGTCTTATTTGGACTTCCCTTGCGGAGGCAATCGCGGCTCCGGACAACCTATACTGGCGGTCACAAATGTCCCAAGGAAGCTTACAGGCTGGGCTGGCTTTCTCTAATGCTATCTTGGGAGCAGCGCACGCCCTCTCCCATAGTCTCGGGGGGCATTTTAACCTTGCTCATGGTGAATGCAACGCTCTGCTGTTGGGGCCGGTTGTCGAATATAATTACTGCGCCTGCCCTGACCGGTTCAATACCCTCGGTAAGATTATGGGTGTTTCTTTAGATACTATGCCCGATGACGCTGCAGCTAAAAAGCTACGCGATACCATTGAAAACTTCCGCCACAAAGTTGGGTTATCACATACTTTACGCAGCCTTAATGTCACGCCTGCCGATATTAATTGCCTCGCTGCTAATGCCGCTTCGGATGTCTGCCTTGCCACCAACCCCCGTTCAATGACTATCCAAGAAATCGAGGCCATATATGAAAAAGCACTATAA